One Yoonia sp. BS5-3 genomic window carries:
- the scpB gene encoding SMC-Scp complex subunit ScpB: MSKPENDSLFEAPPMGEQERMVEAILFATADPVSVNELIGRMPHGCDPAEALAHLRKRYEGRGVNVVKVGDAWAIRTAADLGFLMQKETIETRKLSRAAIETLAIVAYHQPVTRAEIEEIRGVSVSRGTIDQLIEMEWIRFGRRKMTPGRPVTFVVTQGFLDHFGLENARDLPGLKDLRAAGLLENRPPPGATGLDEAEDADDDENQTEMFEE; this comes from the coding sequence ATGAGTAAGCCCGAAAATGACAGCCTCTTTGAAGCGCCGCCCATGGGCGAGCAGGAACGCATGGTCGAGGCTATCCTTTTTGCCACAGCAGATCCGGTCAGCGTGAATGAGCTGATCGGCCGCATGCCCCATGGCTGCGACCCAGCCGAGGCTTTAGCGCATCTGCGCAAGCGCTATGAGGGGCGGGGCGTGAATGTGGTGAAGGTCGGTGATGCCTGGGCCATCCGGACTGCGGCTGATCTGGGCTTTTTGATGCAGAAAGAGACGATTGAGACGCGCAAACTGTCCCGAGCGGCGATCGAAACGCTGGCCATTGTGGCCTATCACCAGCCAGTGACCCGGGCCGAGATTGAGGAAATTCGCGGCGTCAGCGTTAGCCGGGGAACGATTGATCAGTTGATCGAAATGGAATGGATCCGCTTTGGACGGCGAAAAATGACACCGGGGCGGCCCGTAACTTTTGTCGTCACGCAAGGGTTTCTTGACCATTTCGGGCTAGAGAATGCGCGCGATCTGCCGGGCTTGAAAGATTTGCGCGCTGCAGGTCTGCTTGAAAACCGACCGCCACCCGGCGCCACCGGGCTGGATGAGGCGGAAGATGCCGATGATGATGAAAACCAGACCGAGATGTTTGAAGAATGA
- a CDS encoding glycoside hydrolase family 3 N-terminal domain-containing protein, protein MAHNAAIFGPETAQITSWERAFFRDADPLGFILFARNIETPDQLRRLTADLRENVGRNAPILIDQEGGRVQRMRSPHWREYPPALDQMQRARDPMRAHWIRNRLIAAELYDVGIDVNCAPLADLVEDQTHPVLRNRLYGDDIDTVIAAARICADAHLAGGVLPVLKHIPGYGRAHVDSHKALPVMDFPLDALEARDFAPFRALSDIAMGMTAHMVVSAIDPDSPATTSPAMMRYIRDKIGFDGLIMTDDLSMEALSGTVAERATAAIRAGCDIILHCNGNAAEIEAVADAAGRMTPQAVVRADRALSQRKTPTNIDIPELEAELATLLG, encoded by the coding sequence ATGGCCCATAACGCGGCTATTTTTGGCCCCGAAACAGCGCAGATCACATCATGGGAGCGCGCATTTTTCCGGGACGCCGATCCGCTGGGCTTTATTCTGTTTGCCCGCAATATCGAAACGCCTGATCAGCTGCGCCGTTTGACAGCTGATCTGCGCGAAAACGTGGGCCGAAATGCGCCGATCCTGATTGATCAAGAGGGCGGGCGTGTACAGCGGATGCGCAGCCCGCATTGGCGCGAATACCCGCCCGCGCTGGACCAAATGCAGCGGGCCCGCGATCCAATGCGTGCCCATTGGATCCGCAACCGGCTGATCGCGGCGGAACTTTACGATGTGGGCATCGATGTAAACTGTGCCCCGCTGGCTGATTTGGTTGAGGATCAGACCCATCCAGTGCTGCGAAACCGGCTTTATGGCGATGATATCGACACGGTGATCGCTGCCGCGCGCATTTGCGCAGATGCGCATCTTGCGGGCGGTGTCTTGCCCGTGCTGAAACATATCCCGGGCTATGGCCGCGCCCATGTGGACAGCCATAAAGCACTGCCAGTGATGGATTTTCCGCTGGACGCGCTCGAAGCGCGTGATTTTGCGCCGTTTCGTGCGCTTAGCGATATTGCGATGGGTATGACGGCACATATGGTTGTGTCTGCAATTGACCCTGACAGCCCGGCGACGACTTCGCCTGCCATGATGCGCTATATCCGCGATAAGATCGGCTTTGACGGGTTGATCATGACCGATGATTTGTCAATGGAGGCGCTCAGCGGGACAGTCGCCGAACGCGCCACCGCCGCAATCCGGGCGGGGTGCGATATTATCCTGCATTGCAATGGTAACGCCGCCGAGATTGAAGCAGTCGCCGATGCGGCAGGCCGCATGACCCCGCAGGCTGTTGTCCGGGCCGACCGTGCGTTGTCACAGCGAAAAACCCCAACAAATATTGACATCCCAGAGCTAGAAGCAGAACTTGCAACGCTACTAGGCTGA
- a CDS encoding ScpA family protein has product MQDDIFQEDRMSVSERLAAEALIVDVGAFEGPLDLLLTLSRTQKVDLRQISILALAEQYLVFVERAKQLRLELAADYLVMAAWLAFLKSRLLLPPDPAEEGPSGEELAAHLAFQLERLEAMRKAAAQLMARDQLGRDFFARGITEDVQRVRKVTYTATLLDLMQGYARIRTRDDFRPFVLDRQHVMTMEQALDRMRHLIGFAGEWTDIASYLPDGWDADPQRRRSTTAATFAASLELAKEGKIEIRQGETFAPIQIRKKAPGDE; this is encoded by the coding sequence ATGCAGGACGATATTTTCCAAGAAGACCGCATGTCAGTCAGCGAACGGCTGGCCGCCGAGGCGCTCATCGTGGATGTGGGCGCTTTTGAGGGGCCGCTTGACCTGCTGTTGACCCTGTCGCGAACCCAAAAGGTGGATCTGCGCCAAATCTCAATCCTGGCTTTGGCCGAACAGTATCTGGTCTTCGTTGAGAGGGCCAAACAGCTCCGGCTTGAGCTTGCAGCAGATTACCTGGTGATGGCCGCCTGGCTGGCCTTCCTTAAATCCCGGCTGTTGCTGCCACCCGATCCTGCCGAAGAGGGGCCATCGGGCGAAGAGCTTGCCGCGCATTTGGCCTTCCAGCTGGAACGGCTTGAGGCGATGCGCAAGGCTGCGGCGCAGCTGATGGCGCGTGATCAGTTGGGGCGCGATTTTTTTGCGCGCGGGATCACCGAAGATGTGCAGCGGGTGCGCAAGGTGACCTATACCGCCACGCTGCTTGATTTGATGCAAGGCTATGCGCGTATCCGCACCCGCGATGATTTCCGCCCCTTCGTGTTAGACCGTCAACATGTCATGACGATGGAGCAAGCCCTAGACCGGATGCGCCATTTGATCGGCTTTGCGGGCGAATGGACCGACATCGCCAGTTATCTGCCCGATGGCTGGGATGCCGACCCGCAGCGCCGCCGCTCAACCACGGCGGCCACCTTTGCCGCCAGTCTTGAGCTTGCCAAGGAAGGCAAAATCGAAATCCGGCAGGGCGAAACCTTTGCCCCCATTCAAATTCGCAAAAAGGCACCCGGTGATGAGTAA
- a CDS encoding SPOR domain-containing protein, with the protein MAVYDEGFAPANGASRAGILVNYAGAAMSLALILGVSVWGYKLIMRDVSGIPVVRAMEGDMRVLPDNPGGDVALHTGLAVNEVAALGEAGGPEDRLVLAPVTSGLAQEDLDAQPVAEVIQAAVTTDAPAITAPTASEVAEPAAMSTEDILALADEVAALSEAPAAEPVAEALAEAASVDETPEATIIPASIPGVALSLRPNIRPASLRVPAPAAEPAVAAAPAEASNDEVAVSTASFAPGTNLVQLGAFTSPALAAAEWERLQDRFGDLMANKFRVIQVSNQAANTWYRLRASGFDDRATARRFCAALEAEGADCIAVVVD; encoded by the coding sequence ATGGCAGTTTATGATGAGGGTTTCGCGCCCGCAAACGGCGCATCACGCGCAGGTATCCTTGTAAATTATGCTGGGGCGGCAATGTCGCTTGCACTGATCCTCGGCGTCAGTGTCTGGGGCTATAAGCTGATCATGCGCGATGTCAGCGGCATTCCAGTGGTGCGCGCTATGGAAGGCGATATGCGTGTCCTGCCCGACAATCCGGGCGGCGATGTGGCCTTGCACACGGGTTTAGCCGTGAACGAAGTGGCGGCATTGGGCGAAGCTGGCGGTCCCGAAGATCGGCTGGTTCTGGCCCCGGTCACATCCGGGCTGGCCCAGGAAGACCTTGATGCGCAACCCGTCGCCGAAGTGATCCAGGCCGCCGTGACAACAGACGCACCAGCCATTACCGCGCCGACCGCGTCAGAGGTGGCTGAACCCGCCGCGATGAGCACCGAAGACATTCTGGCGCTGGCCGATGAGGTTGCCGCGCTGTCTGAAGCGCCTGCTGCCGAACCAGTTGCCGAAGCCTTGGCCGAAGCCGCCAGCGTAGATGAGACCCCGGAAGCTACGATCATTCCCGCATCCATTCCCGGTGTGGCACTGTCCTTGCGTCCCAATATTCGCCCTGCCAGCCTGCGCGTTCCAGCGCCAGCCGCAGAGCCTGCAGTTGCCGCGGCCCCAGCCGAAGCCAGCAATGACGAAGTGGCTGTCAGCACAGCCTCTTTTGCGCCGGGCACGAACCTTGTGCAGCTTGGCGCCTTTACCTCGCCTGCCTTGGCCGCCGCCGAGTGGGAGCGTCTGCAGGATCGTTTTGGTGATCTGATGGCCAATAAATTCCGGGTCATTCAAGTCAGTAATCAAGCGGCCAATACATGGTATCGCCTGCGTGCCAGTGGCTTTGATGACCGGGCGACCGCCCGCCGCTTTTGTGCGGCCTTAGAGGCTGAAGGCGCAGATTGCATCGCAGTGGTCGTCGACTGA